The sequence AAGGTCCCGACGCACAGCACCAGGACTTAGCGCTCCCTGGCGCGCTTGCGACGCCTCTTCGAAGGCATCACTGCTCACCCACTGCACCAGGCCCACCTACCTGAGATGCGGTGGACCCGGCTCAACGAGCACTACCGACCAGCCGTCGAACTCGCCCGGCTCATCCTCACCGAAACAGAGGCCGACCTCGGCGCCGGCCAAGTAGCGGCGCCCGGTCTCGTGGTCACGATGCACAACGTCTTCGAGAAGTTCGTCCGCACCGCCACCCGACGCACCCTCGGCCTCACCGAACACGAATTTCCCGCCGGCAAGCACGCCCCAGCGCTGCACCTGGACGACCAGCGGAAACTGAACGTCCAGCCCGACCTGAGCCTCTGGGTCAACGGCCGGTGCCGGTTCGTCGACGAACTCAAATACCGCATGGACACCAGCGCGGAGACGCCCAGCACCTCTACCAAACCCTCGCCTACGCAACCGCCACCGGACTGCCCGACGCAACACTCATCTACGCCGACGGCCCGCCGACCGACAGCATCCACACCCAGCCCCTCGCCGGCACCAGAATTCACGTACGACACCTCGACCTCGCCGCGAGCACCAACGAGATCCTCGGACAGATCAGGCGACTTGCCCAGCACATCAAACATGACGTCGCGCATCCCGCCATCCCGGGTCGCTCCGGGCCCTAATCCAGCGCTTCCGACGATCACGATTCCACGGAAGGGCGGCGTTGCCGGAGAAGCGGCCAGGGTTCCGATCGTGACGGCCTGGATCGTGATCGGCGCGCTGGACAGCTCCCCCGGGCGTGTCGACCGTCTCACGATCCCGAGATCCCGCACACTCGGAGAGCGCGGAACAGCACAGCCGAACAGCCGAGGAACGTGGATGACCAACGCCGACGTCGACCAGCCGTCGCCCGAAGGCGCGCGGACCGAGCCCGCCCCCGCACCTTTCAAACTGCTGTCGTTGTCCTCCGAGTACATGACCGACCAGCACGGGACCTACTTGCGGCACCTGCAGGAGGCGGTGGCGGCGCCGAAGAACTTCAACATCGCGCTCGCCGGCCGGTACGGCACCGGCAAGTCGAGCGTGCTGGACCGGTTCGCGGCGCTGAACAAGAAGACCACGATGCGCATCGCGATCTCCACACTCGGACCCGACATCGACGATAAGAGCAAGGACATCACCAACCGCATCCAGAAGGAGCTGGTCAAGCAGCTGCTCTACCAGGCTGTGCCGCGGCAGTCCCGCTTCTCGCGGTTCAACCGCATCGTCGCCCTGTCCCGGACGCGCGCAGCGGTGGAAACCGCCGCGGCGGTGGCGGTCGCCGGTGCGATCCTGGCATCGCTCGGCTGGCTGCCGAACGTCATCTGGACCGGGCCGGGCAACCCGGGAGCGGTCCGCGCGCTGGCCTGGGCCGGTTTCGCGATGCTCGTCATCGTGGTGCTCACCACCCTGAGACTGGTCATCTACGGACGCTTCCTCATCTCCGACGTCTCCGCCGCCGGTGCCACGGTGAAGCTCACAAAAGACTCGTCGACCTATTTCGACGAGTACCTCGAAGAGATCGTCTACTTCTTCGACCAGCGGAAGACCGAGGTGGTCATCTTCGAGGACCTCGACCGTTTCGACGACCCGCACATCTTCGAAGCAGTCCGAGAGCTGAACACCCTTCTCAACCAGACGCCGAAGCGCGTCAAGAAGAAACCGCTCCGGTTCGTCTACGCCGTGAAGGACAGCTTGTTCGAGCGGCTGGGTAGCGAGGCAGGCGCGCCGCCGGAAGACGCCACCGCGGACGAGACCGTTCGCGCCAACCGCACCAAGTTCTTCGACGTCGTCATCCCGGTCGTCCCGTTCATTTCCCACCACAACGCCCGCGAGCTCCTCGCCCGCCTGATCGCCGACGGCGGGTTCACGGGAATCGACCGCCAGCTCGTCACACTCGTTGCCCAATACGCCACCGACATGCGGCTGCTGAAGAACATCTGCAACGAGTTCGCCGTGTTCGCCGAACGGCTGCTGCTGAACGGGAAGACGGCTCCCGGGCTACGACCGAGCGTCCTGTTCGCACTAGTGGTATACAAGAACTTCCACCTCAAGGACTTCGAGGACATCGCTGGCCGCCGTAGCGACCTGGATGCCTTGCAAAGCCGGCGCCGCGAGCTGGTCCGTGCGACCATCGAAGACTGCGAGCGGCGACGGCGCGAGATCGTCGACGGGGTCCGGCGATTCGACACCAGGCAGGCGTTGGCGAGAAAGCTGGGCGACCGCCTCGTTGCCGCCGCGCAGCTGTTCAAGGACACTTCGGGACACAGTGGATACCGGCATGTCTTGTTCAACGCCGGTGCTCGGTGGAATTCCGAGGAGGAAACCCGGAAGTCGGAGTTCTGGGCCGCCGTGTGCGAGTCGGACCAACTGGCATTGGCAGCCTCGAACGACCCGAAGAACGTTCAGACCGGCCTGCCCTGGCGGCTGACACGTGCTCACATCGATGCGCTGTTCCCCGAAGCAGCCGACGCCGACCGATGGGCGGAGTTCGACCGGAAGCGGCAACAAGAGGAGATCACCAAGATCGACTCGGACATCGCGTTCCTGCGCGGGGCAGACTTCAAGGATCTGGCCGGCCGGACCCGGTTCATGACGCCCGCGGCCGACGAGGAAGCGTTCGGCGATTTCATCGAGCGGAAGTTGCGATCTGAGCTGGCCGTCCAGCTCGTCAAGCAAGGCTACCTGGACCGGAACTTCGCACTCTACGCGGCGCAGTTCTACGGCGACTTTACTGGCGTCGACGTCGCCAACTTCATCGTGCAGACCGTGCAAACCAACGCGATGGACGTCGACCACCCGTTCAGCGGGCCGGCCGCCATCGCCAATCTCCTCGAAGAAGCCCCGGACTACTTTCCCGACACGATCAGCGCCTACCACCCGGCCGTGCTGGACTACCTTCTCGAGCGAGACGACGCGCGCGCAAGGAGGATCGTCGGCACGATCGTGGCTGACTTCGGCGATGAAGCCCGGAAGTTCGTCAGCGTCTACTTCAACTCGGGCACATGGCGGGTGAAATTCGTGATGTGGTTGACGGCGCGACCTTGGCGAGATGTCTTCACCTACCTGACACAGGCCGCGGACATCCCGAGCGACGTCACGCCGGAACTTGTCGGCGCCGCGCTGCAGGCGGCTACCGAGCCCAGGAACTACCAGCTCGGCCCCGAAATTCGGGACTTCATCGTCGAGCACTTCCGCACGATGCCGGTCTTCACATCCCGTATGCTGGTCAAGAGCGCGAGCAAGATCGTCGGGCTGCTGAAACACATCGGAGTCATCCTCCCCGAACTCGACGGGGTGGACGCGGTCATGCGGGGTTGCCTGGTCGAGGAACACTTGTACCGGCTGACCGCGGACAACCTGCGGAAGGCACTCGGCGGCGCGGGCGACATCAGCCTCGACCGTGTGCGGCAGAACGCCGACGTCCACGAGTTCTGCCTGAACTCCCCGGCTGAGTACCTGGCCGCCGTGGCGAGCGACACAGACCGCACTCCCCACACGGTCGTCTCCGAGACAACCTTGGTCGAAACGCTCACAAAGATCGCCGAAAGCTGGACCGAGACCCACGCCCGTGAACTCATCGCGAAGGCCGCGCCCAGCTGCCGGGTGGCACAGCTGGATTCGGCGCCGGTCGTGTGGTGGCCCCTCCTTGCCGACAACCACTTATTCCGGGCCACCGCCGGGAACGTCCTGGCTTACCTCGACACTGTCGGTTCCTTCGGGCAATCGCTGGCGGACTTGATCGTCGAGGCAGGGAGCATCGACGCCCCGCACGCCGACGCCGACGTCGGCACGCGTGTCGCCGTTGTGGTGCTCAACGCCGCTGCCGTGATCCCCGACGCGCGGCGGAGGGTCTCGCTGGTGTGCGGTCTCCCCCTCGACCTCCCGCTGCCCGTGGCGGAGCTGACTCCTGAGGCCGGCGACCTCTTGGCCCTCCTGCTCAAGCACGGCTTGGTGGCGGATTCCCTCGAGACCTTCTGGCACTTCCGTGGCTGCGGCTGGAGCGCGTTCGAACGTGCGATCCCGCAGTCGAAGGGCTTCGTGGACTTCATGACTCCTGACCTGATCGACGGCTTCACCGGAGCCGTCCTCGGAGCGCGGCACCTGCCCGAGCAGATCCGGGACAAGATCATCAACAATCTCCGGGAGTACGCCAGCGACGGTGACGCCACGACGTTCGACGCCGCTGCCCGGTACGTCATTGATCAAGGACGCGGCCTCCCGCCGATCGAGACGTCCCGGGTCGCGGCAGCGACCCGGGACGCCAACCTGACGATGCAGTTGTTGAGCGTCGGCACGCTGTCGCCCGAGGAAATCGTCTCGTCACTGAACTCGCTAGGCGCGCCCTACGACAATCTGGGGGCCAGAAGCGAAGGGAAGTTCGACGTGCCTTTCGAGGCCGAGCACCGGAAGGCGTTCGAGAAGACCCTCGCGCGGCTGAAGCGGGCCAGAGTGATCGCCGACTACAAAAAGCCGCGGATGAGAGACGTGTTCACGGTGTCACTGGGAAGTTGAGCACGCGAGTGTTACAGCGCTCCCTCTTCGACCTCGCCTTCCGGCCCCGACAGCCGGGGTTCCGGCGGCTTTCGATAAGGCCACCGGTGTAGTAGTGCAGCACCACTTTCTCGGAACGAGCGCGTGACGGACGAGTTCGGGACTACCGAGGGCCGGGGAGCCGGGGCCGACGGTCGAGACGCGCAGCAGCCGCGCGGGACCGGCTGAGGCACCAGGACCGGTTCGGGTTCATGGACGTACCGCGGGCTTCGGGTTTCTGACTCGCGACCTTCCCCGCACGGAACCCACACAGTGCTCGCCCCGGTGGTCGTCATGCGCCTGGCCGGTGCGACGGTCCGGGTATATCACTGAAGCAGCGCAGTGGACATTTACAGAGGTGAGGTATGAGCGCACACCAGCAGTACCGAACCCGGAATGTTCACACGGGGCTCATACCCAGTACAGGCTGTCTAGCAGCCCGCCCTAGCACAAGATCGAGTTCGTCGAAGTACCGTATGCCCCCGATAAGGTCGGATGGTCAGATCCGGCGAGAGGGGATTGGGTATGGCGGAGCTGCGCGAGCGCCTGAGAAACGGCCGCTTCCGCGAGCACTCAATGGGTCTCTTCGGGGTACTCGTCGACGAAGGGCTGTGCTCGGCCGCCGAAGCTCGTCGGGCTCGCTGGAGCGCCCATCGAGCCGAGTACGGGTCTCAATACCTCATCCTGTCGAGCGTGATCCTCGCCTCGTTCGCGTACCGACTGGTCGAGCCGCTCCCGCCCGAAGGCCGATCGGCGACTATGCCGTTCGTGATGGGGCCCAGCGTGCTGCTCGTCGTGTACGTATTCGCCGGTGCGTGGGGAGCCCGGTTCGCGGGCAGCCGGATCCATCGTCAGGTCGCGAAGCTGCTGGACGAGCTGGGTGATGTGGACGCACTGGCGTCCGGCAGGTCCCGCTGTCGCCTGGGCAATCCGGCGCGTCTCGAGCAGATGCGGATCCGAACGCTTCGTGCACTTCTCCGCCGAGCGGCTGTGACCGTTCCCAGGGAGTTGCTGCTCCTCAGCGGCCGTGGCCATCAATCAGGTGACCTCGTAACGACCGACAAGGTGATGAACGTTTTCCTCGACGCGCTGATAGCTGTGCCGAGGCCGGAATCTGTGGCTGAGCGGAAGGAGTTCCGCGGATTCCTGGCAACCCTTTCCGTTGCAGTCATGGAAGCTGACCCGTACTCGCGTCTGGAGCGCGCGGTCCGGGCGGTGCCGGCCGCTTGCTCGGCTCGATCCGCGCCGCTGAAGACGTGGAGGTGGCAGCTGAGTTCGCTTTCCATCCCGGTGCTGCTGTCGATCATCGCTGTCCCGGTTGCGGGCTTCCTGATCATCAAGTTCGCCGGATCTTCTACGCCGACCGGCCTGGTCGTCGCGGCTGTCGCCACGGCGTTCCAAGCCGCGATGCGGTACCTCAAGAACCACAGGGACTGACCTCGGTGCTTAGTCGGGTTGAAAGAGAGGCTCTTTCCGGTCGCCCGTCGACCTGGTTTCGCCAGCGAAGGTTGCGCGGGACTGTCTCAGGATCGGTGTTTCGGGCCCGACACGCCAGGCTGAGGTCCGGCGGGATGGGCACTGTGAGTGATGCCATCGGAGCTTGTGAGTCCACGCAAGCGTGAGTCCAAGTCGGCGCGGGAGCTGTCGCCGGAGCAGGCCGCCGCGGCGGCGATGGTGGCCGAAGCGAAAGCCCGCGGGCTGGCGCTGACCGGGCCGACGAGTTGCTGAATCTCGCTACTCCGTCCTCGGGTCTCCCGTCGCCCGTTTGCCACCCGCCGTTACTCACCGAGACCGGATCGCGATCAACTCGGCCCACCTGGCGAATCGCGCGATTCTGTAACGCGGCACAGCCGGCTGGACGACTCCTGGGTGGGGTCGGACCGGAAAGGAATTCCATGGCTGTCGGTGTCGAGGCCGAGCGGAGCCGGCATTGCCGTCGCTGCCGGTCCGTCAATCAAGCCGGTGACAAATACTGCCAGCGTTGCGGCGCTTCCCTGGCGAAACGGGACATCACCACGCGCTACCTCTGCGCGGCGGCGCAGCTCAGCGAGAAATTCGCCGACACGGCGATCAGGGAATTCCTTGTCGAGCCTTGTCGCGCCCTTCCCCAGACGCCCGGTGTGGACACCACCGCCGTGCTGCGCGAAGCCGTGGCCGCCCGTGCGCGGCGGCGCATCCGCGACGGCGCGCTGCTGGTTCTGCAACTGGTGCTGCTGGTCCTCAATCCGGTGGTGTTCTTATCGTGGCTGGTGGTCGCCGTGGGGCTGACCGTCGCCATCGGCCGGCGGGAGCTCGGCAAGCGGGGCGGCCTGCTCGCGGCCGTAGTTGCCCTCTTCGTCGTCGTGCCGCTCGCCGCGATCGGCGTTTTCGGCGTCGGCCTGGCGGCGATGTTCAGCTCGGAAGGCGGCTCGTCGGTCGCGGCCGTCGGCGCCGAGGTGGGCGTGGCCGCCTTCGTCTTCCCGGTCGTTGTGGTGCTGCTGATCATCGGCGTGCTGACCTTCGACGAGTTCTCCGTGCACTTCCTGGTCTTCGACCGGTTCCGCGAGAACACCTTCGTCCCCAACCGGGTCATGAGCAGCGACGAACGGGAGCGGCGGCTGCGCGGGCTCGGGCAGGATCAGTTCGCCGGGCCGCTGGGCGACATCGCGCGCGTGGAACAGGAGCTGGCCCGGCACCCCGGCAAGGTCGACGTCGTCGTGCACCGCGGGTTCTCGCCGTTCGTCGGGGCTGGGATCCCACTGCACCAGCAAGTGATCACACTGCCGCTGGAACCCGCCGACGACGCCGAACCCACCACCATCAGCGTCCTGGAACTGCAGGACCAGGTGAGCGAGGCGATGGCGCGGCTCCGCGGAACGTCGTCGCTGGGCCCCGGCCGTCGCCTCGAAGACCTGACGCTGCGAGAACAGGTCCTCATCCCAGCGGACCGGCTCGTGGCCGATCCGGATGCGGTGCCCGGCGTGCTGCCCGGCCTGCACGAGCGGCCGGCCGTGCAGCTCGACCCGGACGTGGCCCGCGACCTCGCCGACGCCTCGGTCGAGTGGGCGCGGTACTACCGGTGCTACCGCATCGAATCCTGGGACCGCGACCTGGCGACGTCGTGCTACCTCCACGTCGGCACGAACCAGCGCATGCTTTTCCTCGAATGGCAGTTCCTCGCCCTGCTGCCAATCGACCCGCGGTACCGGACGATCGACCAGCACCGCGCACCAGTCCTCGGCCCGCTTCGCGACACTTTCGCCGAGCTGTGCCTGCTGCCGGCGACGATCCTCCAGCGCGCCACGAGGGTGTTCCGCTCGTTCAAGGCCATCCCGCAGCGGCCCGGCGAGATCGCGCCAGCCAAGTACGGGGCCGACCGGAGCCTGCGGGAACTGGCCCAAGCCGACCGCGTGCAGAGCTACTTCCAGGACGTCGACGTGGAACGGTACGTGCGCATCCTCGACGCGACGCTGTTCCGCGCGGTCGGCGCCTACCTCCAGGAACGCGGCTACTCCGTCGTCGAGTTCACCAAGCTGGCCGATCCGGTCCACAACACCTACGACCTGCGGGGCAGCACTCTCGTCGACTCGGCCGTCGGCACTCACAGCAGCGCGGGCGGCCGCGCCAAGACCACGAAGGAGAAGTGAGATGGGTGACCAGTTCGACCTGCGCGGCGCGCACGTCAGCGGCAGCGCCGTCGGCTCGCACTCGCGCGTCTACCACCAGTCCGGGCCGGAGCTGTCGGTAGCGGATCTGTTGGCCGCCCTCGCCGCAGCACGGCCGGACATCGTCGCCGCCGCAACCGAAGCCGACCGCGACGAGGTGCGGGCCGAAGTCGGCAAGATCGAAGCGGAACTCCGGCGGGACACCCCGCGCGGCACGGTCGTCGCAAACCGCTGGCAGACCATCACGACCGTCGTCGGGGCCATCAGCGAGCCGCTGACGAAGATCACCGAGCTCATCGCCAAGCTCTTCGGCTGACAGCATTAGTGCGGCACGTCAGTACGGAACCGTCAGCGCGGCTTGGAGTTGCCGGCCGGGCCACCCGTGTGGGTGAGCCGACCGGCGTGGCAGTCCTCCGGCGCGAAGCCCTGCTGGTCGCACCAGGCGTTGGCCAGGTCGGCACTGGCGAAGGTTTCCGCCTTCAGGGTGACGAAGAAACCCTTGCGGGAGAAGTTGTTGTAGTCGCCGGAGTCTACCATCACGGCGTCGGGATAGTTTCCCTGCAACCGCCGGAAGTCTTCTATGATCGCGG is a genomic window of Amycolatopsis lexingtonensis containing:
- a CDS encoding 5-methylcytosine restriction system specificity protein McrC, with amino-acid sequence MRRLFEGITAHPLHQAHLPEMRWTRLNEHYRPAVELARLILTETEADLGAGQVAAPGLVVTMHNVFEKFVRTATRRTLGLTEHEFPAGKHAPALHLDDQRKLNVQPDLSLWVNGRCRFVDELKYRMDTSAETPSTSTKPSPTQPPPDCPTQHSSTPTARRPTASTPSPSPAPEFTYDTSTSPRAPTRSSDRSGDLPSTSNMTSRIPPSRVAPGPNPALPTITIPRKGGVAGEAARVPIVTAWIVIGALDSSPGRVDRLTIPRSRTLGERGTAQPNSRGTWMTNADVDQPSPEGARTEPAPAPFKLLSLSSEYMTDQHGTYLRHLQEAVAAPKNFNIALAGRYGTGKSSVLDRFAALNKKTTMRIAISTLGPDIDDKSKDITNRIQKELVKQLLYQAVPRQSRFSRFNRIVALSRTRAAVETAAAVAVAGAILASLGWLPNVIWTGPGNPGAVRALAWAGFAMLVIVVLTTLRLVIYGRFLISDVSAAGATVKLTKDSSTYFDEYLEEIVYFFDQRKTEVVIFEDLDRFDDPHIFEAVRELNTLLNQTPKRVKKKPLRFVYAVKDSLFERLGSEAGAPPEDATADETVRANRTKFFDVVIPVVPFISHHNARELLARLIADGGFTGIDRQLVTLVAQYATDMRLLKNICNEFAVFAERLLLNGKTAPGLRPSVLFALVVYKNFHLKDFEDIAGRRSDLDALQSRRRELVRATIEDCERRRREIVDGVRRFDTRQALARKLGDRLVAAAQLFKDTSGHSGYRHVLFNAGARWNSEEETRKSEFWAAVCESDQLALAASNDPKNVQTGLPWRLTRAHIDALFPEAADADRWAEFDRKRQQEEITKIDSDIAFLRGADFKDLAGRTRFMTPAADEEAFGDFIERKLRSELAVQLVKQGYLDRNFALYAAQFYGDFTGVDVANFIVQTVQTNAMDVDHPFSGPAAIANLLEEAPDYFPDTISAYHPAVLDYLLERDDARARRIVGTIVADFGDEARKFVSVYFNSGTWRVKFVMWLTARPWRDVFTYLTQAADIPSDVTPELVGAALQAATEPRNYQLGPEIRDFIVEHFRTMPVFTSRMLVKSASKIVGLLKHIGVILPELDGVDAVMRGCLVEEHLYRLTADNLRKALGGAGDISLDRVRQNADVHEFCLNSPAEYLAAVASDTDRTPHTVVSETTLVETLTKIAESWTETHARELIAKAAPSCRVAQLDSAPVVWWPLLADNHLFRATAGNVLAYLDTVGSFGQSLADLIVEAGSIDAPHADADVGTRVAVVVLNAAAVIPDARRRVSLVCGLPLDLPLPVAELTPEAGDLLALLLKHGLVADSLETFWHFRGCGWSAFERAIPQSKGFVDFMTPDLIDGFTGAVLGARHLPEQIRDKIINNLREYASDGDATTFDAAARYVIDQGRGLPPIETSRVAAATRDANLTMQLLSVGTLSPEEIVSSLNSLGAPYDNLGARSEGKFDVPFEAEHRKAFEKTLARLKRARVIADYKKPRMRDVFTVSLGS